The Phalacrocorax carbo chromosome 23, bPhaCar2.1, whole genome shotgun sequence genome includes a window with the following:
- the LOC135316869 gene encoding voltage-dependent L-type calcium channel subunit alpha-1S-like, which produces MVVMPREVTVCSNGASSPACLSNPQEKIEYAFLIFFAIEAMLKIIAYGFLFHMDAYLRNGWNVLDFSIVSLGLITMTLEQVNAKQGGTSGGKGGFDVKALRAFRVLRPLRLVSGVPSLQVVLNSIIKAMVPLLHIALLVLFMIIIYAIVGQELFKGKMHKTCYYLGTDVIATVASEKPAPCTSSGHGRHCTINGTECRSGWPGPNDGITHFDNFGFAMLTVYQCITMEGWTEVLYWVNDAIGNEWPWIYFVSLILLGSFFVLNLVLGVLSG; this is translated from the exons ATGGTGGTGATGCCAAGGGAGGTGACAGTCTGCTCTAACGGAGCATCCTCTCCTGCTTGCCTTTCCAATCCCCAGGAGAAGATCGAATACGCCTTCCTGATCTTCTTTGCCATTGAGGCAATGCTCAAGATAATTGCCTACGGGTTTCTTTTCCACATGGATGCCTATCTCCGAAACGGCTGGAACGTGCTCGACTTCTCCATCGTGTCCCTGGG GCTTATCACCATGACCTTGGAGCAGGTCAATGCGAAGCAGGGAGGGACTTCAGGGGGAAAAGGCGGCTTTGACGTGAAGGCCCTGCGAGCGTTTCGTGTGCTGAGACCCCTGCGCCTGGTGTCCGGAGTGCCGA GCCTTCAGGTCGTCCTGAACTCCATCATCAAGGCCATGGTGCCCCTGCTCCACATCGCCCTGCTGGTCCTCTTCATGATCATCATCTATGCCATAGTTGGGCAAGAGCTCTTCAAGGGCAAGATGCACAAGACCTGCTACTATCTCGGGACAG ATGTGATTGCCACGGTGGCGTCAGAGAAGCCAGCCCCATGCACCAGCTCTGGCCACGGGCGACACTGCACCATCAATGGCACTGAATGCCGAAGCGGCTGGCCGGGGCCCAACGACGGCATTACTCACTTCGACAACTTCGGCTTTGCCATGCTGACTGTCTATCAGTGCATCACCATGGAGGGCTGGACCGAAGTCCTCTACTGG GTGAATGATGCCATTGGGAATGAATGGCCCTGGATCTACTTTGTCAGCCTTATCTTGCTTGGCTCCTTCTTCGTCCTCAACCTggtgctgggggtgctcagTGGGTAA
- the LOC135316971 gene encoding uncharacterized protein LOC135316971 — translation MWGPSNGEPGKKHRPPLTHPGKVSEEEGRVCETAGRRQPVPLWAHHGLSLPHALAEGLSARGRARQPVAGGSGAGRRCGRQYRNRPCLGSPLSRAQPSPAQPSPAQPSAAESSRAQPSPAERSRVQPSAAESSRAQPSPAEPCRVQPSPAERSRVQPSAAESSRAQRIRALPSRAQPSRAERIRALPSRAQPSAAEPSRAQPSAAEPSRAEPSRAQRSRAQRSRAEPSPAQPSPAQPSRAQPSPAQPSAADRAEHSPAQPSTAQPSRAQPSPAERSRVQPSAAESSRALPSPAERIRALPSAAEPSTAQPSRAQRSRAEPSASEPSPAHPSPAERSRAQRSRALPSRAEPSGAEPSPAEPSRAQRSRAQPPAAGRQREGAAAPLPAPRPRRGLQSPPLPREREPHSGPPLGCGVSAQATLGTQAAAGGTTEVRGVPWGQLRPARVCERGVSASMEWGGLGGWRAQVLGALGGIQGLPPGRERV, via the exons ATGTGGGGCCCATCTAACggtgagcctgggaagaaacaTCGGCCCCCTTTGACTCATCCTGGAAAAGTCTCAGAGGAAGAGGGCAGGGTGTGCGAG ACAGccggccgcaggcagcctgTCCCTCTCTGGGCCCACCACGGTCTCTCTCTCCCGCACGCACTGGCCGAAGGCCTCAGTGCCCGGGGCAGGGCGAGGCAGCCGGTGGCgggcgggagcggagcgggacGCCGCTGCGGGCGGCAGTACCGCAACCGGCCCTGCCTGGGCTCTCCCCTCAGCcgggcccagcccagcccagcccagcccagcccagcccagccgagcGCAGCCGAGTCCAGCCGAGCGCAGCCGAGTCCAGCCGAGCGCAGCCGAGTCCAGCCGAGCGCAGCCGAGTCCAGCCGAGCGCAGCCGAGTCCAGCCGAGCCCTGCCGAGTCCAGCCGAGCCCTGCCGAGCGCAGCCGAGTCCAGCCGAGCGCAGCCGAGTCCAGCCGAGCCCAGCGCATCCGAGCCCTGCCGAGCCGAGCgcagccgagccgagccgagcgcATCCGAGCCCTGCCGAGCCGAGCACAGCCCAGCgcagccgagccgagccgagcacAGCCCAGCgcagccgagccgagccgagccgagccgagccgagcccagcgCAGCCGAGCCCAGCgcagccgagccgagccgagcccagcgCAGCCGAGCCCAGCGCAGCCGAGCCgagcacagcccagcccagcccagccgagcGCAGCCGA CCGAGCCgagcacagcccagcccagccgagcacagcccagcccagccgagcGCAGCCGAGTCCAGCCGAGCGCAGCCGAGTCCAGCCGAGCGCAGCCGAGTCCAGCCGAGCCCTGCCGAGTCCAGCCGAGCGCATCCGAGCCCTGCCGAGCGCTGCCGAGCCgagcacagcccagcccagccgagcccagcgcagccgagccgagcccagcgCATCCGAGCCGAGCCCAGCGCATCCGAGCCCTGCCGAGCGCAGCCGAGCCCAGCGCAGCCGAGCcctgccgagccgagccgagcccagcggagccgagccgagcccagccgagccgagccgagcccagcgCAGCCGAGCCCAGCCGCCGGCAGCCGGGCGGCAGCGGGAAGGGGCggctgccccgctcccggccccgcggccccggcgggggctgcagagcccacCATTGCCCCGGGAGCGGGAGCCGCACTCCGGGCCGCCTTTGGGATGCGGGGTCAGCGCCCAGGCGACGCTGGGGACGCAGGCGGCTGCTGGAGGGACCACGGAAGTTCGCGGGGTGCCGTGGGGGCAGCTGAGACCCGCGCGTGTGTGCGAGAGAGGGGTGTCTGCCAGCATGGAGTGGGGCGGCCTCGGGGGCTGGCGTGCCCAggtgctgggagcactgggtgGGATCCAGGGGCTGCCACCGGGCAGAGAGAGGGTCTGA